A genomic window from Martelella lutilitoris includes:
- a CDS encoding tape measure protein — MAATDLEQLVVQLSADFNKYEKRLAKANGITNKHLNAIQKKAVAMDRRLEGFGANAFKGLLYSTTALTSALSVREVARYADAWTEAKNALAVAGVVGQDQVRTLDTLYQSAQKNAAPITALADLFGKASQANDNLQQSQERLLKFTDGIATALKVEGKSAAEASGALTQLGQLLGSARVQAEEFNSINEGARPILIAVANGLDEAGGSVSKLKQLVNDGKVSGREFFDAFMKGFPTIEKMADNATQTIAQGVTKVNNALTKYIGETDSSLGASQRLISGLNALADNFDQTADTVLALAGVIAGALVGRSIAGMLVKLGLAGTALTKFAAAMRSAMAAGSLSTALGGMSAAAGPLGLLIGGTLVGAVALYSRHSQEAEARTEAVNAELERLGLVAEEAAPKLEGVTEAAEGLTDGEIYRKVKMLADEYDRLSKMGEGFLGWFRDDDALGGIVDKAKELTHQFERGSVDLNAVFGIHDMARDLERGRVGFQDVINKMREIRATEVSQPVADLAYQVEQTAQKLRHLDGAKAASEVNDLKRELEEARDSLLDFSQAMPISLDQREAIADIIDDFDGTKEGAAEARRALETMADANPDAAGYVAKLAPIFGMLQKLVDKSREFMTLLSAVNVSTSGGMSDSQVSAYRGYSESRSEGEKMLQVGKDYADEIERQNGLSKEQIALEREKASIKRDLENKGGFLPDNEIAHLAQSSLAANARRSSGGGGGSGGGDNSFDNAVQSIRERTAALMAERDAQTALNPLVEDYGFALEKARATQDLLTAAETAGLSVDADLRQSIEDLAQGYAEAAAEAEKAARKNEDLRQSVDDFKATAKDVTGGFVSDLVSGVNAADALANALGRVGDKLLDLALNDLFNTGEPGLGSFFGAIFGGIGKADGGAVHAATGGRIDATGGGRLSGPGGTRGDKIPAWLSDGEYVINARAAGKYAPLLEAINNGDGLKLADGGLVRHAALPRLPMKALRSVQSRGSSLVSIGDINVTVPETTDPKDAAAMGREFRKQIDAAIDARIQENRRGRGMLAGGPF, encoded by the coding sequence GCACCTGAATGCGATCCAGAAAAAGGCGGTTGCTATGGATCGCCGTCTTGAGGGCTTTGGCGCGAACGCGTTCAAGGGGCTGCTCTATTCCACGACGGCGCTCACCTCGGCGCTTTCGGTGCGTGAAGTGGCGCGCTATGCCGATGCCTGGACCGAAGCGAAGAACGCGCTGGCTGTTGCCGGCGTTGTCGGCCAGGATCAGGTGCGCACGCTTGATACGCTCTATCAGAGCGCTCAGAAGAATGCCGCGCCGATCACGGCGCTTGCCGATCTGTTCGGCAAGGCCTCGCAGGCCAATGACAATCTTCAGCAGTCGCAGGAACGCCTGCTCAAGTTCACCGACGGGATTGCCACCGCGCTGAAGGTCGAGGGCAAGTCGGCGGCGGAGGCCTCCGGCGCCCTGACGCAGCTCGGGCAGTTGCTCGGCTCGGCCCGTGTCCAGGCCGAGGAATTCAATTCGATCAATGAGGGCGCACGGCCTATTCTGATCGCGGTCGCCAATGGTCTCGATGAAGCGGGCGGCTCCGTTTCCAAGCTGAAGCAGCTGGTCAATGACGGCAAGGTCTCGGGCCGAGAGTTCTTCGACGCCTTTATGAAGGGCTTTCCGACCATCGAGAAGATGGCTGATAACGCCACGCAGACGATCGCACAGGGCGTCACGAAGGTGAACAATGCGCTCACCAAATATATCGGCGAGACGGATAGCAGCCTGGGCGCATCCCAGCGGCTGATCTCCGGGCTTAATGCCCTGGCTGACAATTTCGATCAGACGGCGGACACGGTTCTGGCACTTGCCGGCGTGATCGCTGGCGCGCTGGTCGGTCGGTCGATCGCGGGCATGCTGGTCAAGCTTGGCCTTGCCGGCACGGCGCTGACGAAGTTTGCGGCTGCCATGCGCTCGGCCATGGCCGCCGGTAGCCTGTCGACCGCCCTTGGCGGCATGAGCGCGGCGGCTGGCCCGCTTGGTCTGCTGATCGGCGGAACCTTGGTCGGGGCGGTGGCGCTTTATTCGCGGCATTCGCAGGAAGCGGAAGCCCGGACGGAAGCCGTCAATGCCGAACTGGAGCGGCTGGGCCTTGTTGCCGAGGAGGCCGCGCCGAAGCTTGAGGGTGTGACGGAAGCGGCCGAAGGACTCACCGATGGCGAGATCTATCGCAAGGTGAAGATGCTCGCCGACGAATATGACCGCCTCAGCAAAATGGGCGAGGGCTTTCTCGGCTGGTTCCGCGATGATGATGCCCTTGGCGGCATTGTCGACAAGGCAAAGGAACTGACGCATCAGTTTGAACGCGGCTCGGTCGATCTGAATGCCGTCTTCGGCATCCACGACATGGCGCGCGATCTTGAACGCGGTCGCGTCGGTTTCCAGGATGTTATCAACAAGATGCGGGAGATCCGGGCAACCGAGGTTTCCCAGCCGGTCGCGGATCTGGCCTATCAGGTCGAACAGACGGCACAGAAACTCCGGCATCTCGACGGCGCAAAGGCCGCAAGCGAGGTGAATGATCTGAAGCGCGAGCTTGAGGAAGCCCGCGACAGTCTGCTGGACTTTAGTCAGGCCATGCCGATCTCGCTCGATCAGCGCGAGGCGATTGCTGACATCATTGATGATTTCGACGGAACGAAGGAAGGGGCGGCCGAGGCGCGAAGAGCGCTCGAAACGATGGCCGACGCCAATCCCGATGCGGCCGGCTATGTCGCCAAGCTGGCGCCGATCTTCGGCATGCTGCAGAAGCTTGTCGATAAATCGCGCGAGTTCATGACGCTTCTCAGTGCGGTCAATGTCAGCACCTCAGGTGGTATGAGCGACAGTCAGGTGTCGGCCTATCGCGGATATAGCGAAAGCCGGTCTGAAGGCGAGAAAATGCTTCAGGTCGGCAAAGACTATGCCGACGAAATCGAACGCCAGAACGGCCTGTCAAAAGAACAGATCGCTCTTGAGCGGGAAAAGGCAAGCATCAAGCGGGATCTCGAAAACAAGGGTGGCTTCCTTCCCGACAATGAGATTGCCCACCTGGCACAAAGCTCGTTGGCGGCCAATGCCCGTCGAAGCAGCGGCGGCGGTGGCGGAAGCGGAGGCGGTGACAACAGCTTCGACAATGCCGTTCAGTCGATCCGGGAGCGCACCGCCGCTCTGATGGCCGAGAGGGATGCCCAAACCGCGCTGAACCCGCTGGTCGAGGATTATGGCTTTGCCCTTGAGAAGGCGCGGGCAACGCAGGATCTGCTGACGGCTGCCGAAACGGCGGGCTTGAGCGTCGATGCGGATCTTCGGCAATCGATCGAGGATCTGGCGCAAGGTTATGCGGAAGCGGCGGCGGAAGCCGAGAAGGCGGCGCGCAAGAACGAGGATCTTCGCCAGTCGGTTGATGACTTCAAGGCGACGGCAAAAGACGTAACCGGCGGCTTTGTGTCGGACTTGGTGAGCGGCGTGAATGCCGCTGATGCCCTCGCCAATGCGCTTGGCCGCGTCGGCGACAAGCTGCTGGACCTCGCGCTGAACGACCTGTTCAATACCGGCGAACCGGGACTTGGCAGTTTCTTCGGTGCGATTTTCGGCGGTATTGGCAAGGCCGATGGCGGCGCCGTTCATGCGGCCACCGGCGGGCGCATTGATGCCACGGGCGGCGGTCGCCTTTCCGGTCCTGGGGGAACGCGCGGTGACAAGATCCCGGCATGGCTCTCCGATGGTGAGTATGTGATCAATGCCAGGGCGGCGGGAAAATACGCGCCCCTGCTTGAGGCGATCAACAATGGCGATGGCCTGAAACTTGCCGATGGCGGCCTTGTTCGCCATGCGGCTTTGCCGCGCCTGCCGATGAAGGCTTTGCGCTCTGTCCAGTCGCGCGGCTCCAGTTTGGTGAGTATCGGCGATATCAATGTGACCGTCCCGGAAACCACGGACCCGAAGGATGCGGCGGCCATGGGACGGGAATTCCGAAAACAGATCGATGCGGCCATCGACGCGCGGATACAGGAGAACCGGCGCGGACGCGGCATGCTGGCTGGAGGGCCATTCTGA
- a CDS encoding phage tail protein — protein sequence MADRFEPPKCPSVQSTRETEFRVLESSFGDGYSQRSGAGLNAEGLTFNAVWSSLSISQADQIEAFFRSLRGFHAFEWKAPRDKAARLYRCKSWTRGFLGSGRDTITAKIERVYDL from the coding sequence ATGGCAGACAGGTTCGAACCGCCGAAATGCCCCTCGGTGCAAAGCACGCGGGAAACGGAATTCCGCGTGCTGGAGAGCAGTTTCGGTGACGGCTATAGCCAAAGATCCGGGGCAGGCCTCAATGCAGAGGGGTTGACCTTCAACGCGGTGTGGTCGTCGCTCTCGATCTCACAGGCCGATCAGATCGAGGCCTTCTTTCGTAGCCTGCGCGGCTTCCATGCCTTTGAATGGAAAGCGCCGCGTGACAAAGCGGCCCGGCTTTATCGCTGCAAGAGTTGGACGCGGGGCTTTCTCGGCAGCGGCCGTGACACGATCACAGCGAAGATCGAAAGGGTGTATGACCTATGA
- a CDS encoding spike base protein, RCAP_Rcc01079 family yields MSTLKVYDATGVQRPISAETNGDGALSPRHGLSDEATALIEAIRTAAEIITPARQHAAVTPSDDNALVGVQSLYVGFGGAVAVELSGVTAIYHCQSGTLLPVAAHKVLATGTTASEIVALVK; encoded by the coding sequence ATGAGCACGCTCAAAGTCTATGATGCCACCGGCGTCCAGCGCCCGATCTCGGCAGAAACCAATGGCGACGGCGCGCTTAGTCCGCGTCATGGTCTGTCGGACGAAGCCACGGCGCTGATCGAGGCCATTCGGACGGCTGCCGAGATCATCACGCCGGCCCGACAGCATGCCGCTGTCACGCCCTCCGACGATAATGCCCTGGTCGGCGTTCAATCGCTCTATGTCGGTTTTGGCGGGGCTGTCGCGGTTGAACTGAGCGGCGTCACCGCGATCTATCACTGCCAGAGCGGCACGCTTCTGCCGGTTGCCGCCCACAAGGTGCTGGCGACGGGCACGACGGCTTCCGAGATCGTGGCGCTGGTCAAATGA
- a CDS encoding phage minor tail protein L: protein MTGSHYGTMLVVEQAGNGLSQTAQGLVSDDIIHLYELDASVIGGGIYRFTSSAFEEAPVSFGGHVYAPTPIETDGWEMSSQGTMPRPTLKVANVSGVLSAVVNEFGDLVGATFRRIRTFRRFLDGMEDADPDAHFPIDVYRIEQKTNQNRVYIEWVLAAAIDQQGRKLPGRQVIQSACTHTYRRFDPETGSFDYSRATCPYAGSACFDAKGNAVSASEDRCSKLLQSGCVKRFGHGDLPTRAFPGVGRANT, encoded by the coding sequence ATGACGGGATCGCATTATGGCACGATGCTGGTTGTCGAGCAGGCGGGAAACGGCCTGTCGCAAACGGCGCAGGGGCTGGTGAGCGATGATATCATCCACCTCTATGAACTTGATGCCTCGGTCATCGGCGGCGGCATCTATCGCTTCACGTCATCGGCCTTCGAGGAAGCGCCGGTGTCCTTCGGCGGCCATGTCTATGCGCCGACGCCGATCGAGACCGATGGCTGGGAGATGTCGTCGCAAGGCACCATGCCGCGCCCGACGCTGAAGGTCGCGAATGTCTCCGGCGTGTTGTCGGCCGTGGTCAACGAGTTCGGCGATCTGGTCGGGGCGACCTTCCGGCGCATCCGCACCTTTCGGCGGTTTCTCGACGGCATGGAGGATGCGGATCCCGACGCGCATTTCCCCATTGATGTCTATCGGATCGAGCAAAAGACCAACCAGAACCGGGTCTATATCGAGTGGGTTTTGGCCGCCGCAATCGATCAACAGGGCAGAAAGCTCCCCGGCCGACAGGTGATCCAGAGCGCCTGCACGCATACCTATCGCCGCTTCGATCCCGAAACCGGCTCGTTCGATTATTCCAGGGCCACATGCCCCTATGCGGGCTCGGCCTGTTTTGACGCGAAGGGTAATGCGGTTTCGGCATCGGAGGACCGGTGCAGCAAGCTTTTGCAATCGGGCTGCGTCAAGCGCTTCGGCCATGGCGATCTGCCGACCCGGGCCTTTCCCGGCGTCGGCCGGGCAAACACCTGA
- a CDS encoding NlpC/P60 family protein: MFGDDVAREARAHALAAWPEEACGVVSGGHYVPIENIAADRENGFEMPAETWLKFRPEAVIHSHNAKVHPHWPSKADMVSQIAANIPFGIVSCDGEVTTPILWWGDHCLDAPLTGRSFVPGVFDCYGLVRSWYWQERGIRLPDFPRSKSWWEEGENLLADHFEEAGFRTVDTSEAQPGDVFFMRLVSKVPCHSGILLEDGLCLHHLDGRLSRREPVGPWLKRVTHWVRYGS, encoded by the coding sequence ATGTTTGGTGATGATGTTGCCCGGGAGGCCCGGGCGCATGCGCTTGCGGCATGGCCGGAAGAGGCCTGCGGCGTGGTGTCCGGCGGTCATTATGTCCCCATCGAAAACATCGCGGCCGATCGCGAAAACGGCTTCGAAATGCCGGCGGAAACCTGGCTGAAGTTCCGGCCAGAAGCGGTCATCCACAGCCATAACGCCAAAGTGCATCCGCACTGGCCGTCAAAAGCCGATATGGTCAGTCAGATCGCGGCCAATATTCCCTTCGGGATCGTGAGCTGCGACGGCGAGGTGACGACGCCCATTCTCTGGTGGGGCGATCACTGCCTGGATGCGCCGCTGACCGGACGATCCTTCGTGCCGGGCGTGTTCGACTGCTACGGGCTGGTGCGCAGCTGGTATTGGCAGGAGCGAGGCATCCGCCTTCCGGACTTTCCCCGCTCGAAAAGCTGGTGGGAAGAGGGCGAGAACCTGCTTGCCGATCATTTTGAAGAGGCGGGCTTCCGGACGGTCGATACGTCGGAAGCTCAGCCCGGCGATGTGTTCTTCATGCGGCTTGTATCGAAGGTGCCGTGTCACTCCGGCATTCTGCTGGAAGATGGCCTTTGCCTGCATCATCTCGATGGACGGCTGTCACGGCGCGAGCCCGTCGGGCCGTGGCTGAAGCGGGTGACGCATTGGGTGCGCTATGGTTCGTAA
- a CDS encoding tail assembly protein, with amino-acid sequence MVRKIHLHGDLARQFAPTYQLDVASAGEAGQALAAVVPGFRQYATDRNFRVLRGDPETGMALGPDDLDFHLGNADLHIVPVIAGAGNRGLGKIIAGVFLIGAAFMFPGAITGIGIGGSTIGGAMKGLGVALAMGGLGQMLSPAPKINADSGEDQSSYLFSGGANVTTEGGPVPLVYGQKFRVKPVLIAAGLSTEDVAI; translated from the coding sequence ATGGTTCGTAAAATCCACCTCCACGGCGATCTCGCCCGGCAGTTTGCCCCAACCTACCAGCTCGATGTCGCGAGCGCCGGCGAGGCGGGCCAGGCGCTCGCCGCCGTCGTGCCCGGCTTCCGGCAATATGCGACCGACCGGAATTTTAGGGTTCTGCGCGGTGATCCGGAAACCGGCATGGCGCTCGGGCCGGATGATCTCGACTTCCATCTCGGGAACGCGGATCTGCATATCGTTCCGGTCATTGCCGGCGCGGGCAATCGCGGGCTTGGCAAGATCATTGCCGGCGTCTTCCTGATCGGGGCGGCCTTCATGTTCCCGGGCGCGATCACCGGCATCGGCATTGGCGGCTCGACGATCGGCGGGGCGATGAAGGGGCTTGGCGTGGCGCTTGCCATGGGCGGGCTCGGGCAGATGCTGTCGCCGGCGCCGAAGATCAATGCGGACAGCGGCGAGGATCAGTCCTCCTATCTCTTCAGCGGCGGCGCCAATGTGACGACCGAGGGCGGTCCCGTGCCGCTGGTTTATGGCCAAAAATTCCGCGTCAAACCGGTGCTGATTGCCGCCGGGCTTTCCACCGAAGACGTGGCTATCTGA
- a CDS encoding host specificity protein J yields MHDLRISGRGGGKGGKSGGSGGYSEAANTLRSKQTLRLLFLVSEGVTGGLKDGAKSIFFDDVPVQNGDGTFNFEGGSFETRNGFPDQAALSGFPAVENEQGVGVEIKQNLSATRAITNLAATAVRVSIQVPQLIFTDPDNGNVKENAVDIAIDRRTEDGTWQEARADTISGKCTSPYVRAYRIPLEGMGPWYIRVRRLSEDANGTTSNNQTYWSSYTVIEDYRLTYPDSAVMGVTLDAAEFGGGAIPTVSVDWAGIEIAVPSNYDPETRSYAGVWDGTFKRAVTDNPAWIFYDLVVNDRYGLGQYVDVGQVSKWALYEIARYCDELVDDGFGGKEPRYTFNGAITSRDEAINVLTAFAGVFRGMVYWGTGAVTAVCDKPADPVKLVTPANVVDGTFSYQGSALSARHTQVLVRWFDPANNYMPAIEVVEDAEAVARYGSRQTEIQAIGCCSRGQAHRYGAWLLDTEQNSTEVVTYRAGLDHADVAPGDVVLVADPSYAGVRYGGRVKAVSDDLAAVTLDAPVTINDGDAYTLTVVMPDGTLADRVVVNGAGETDVLALAEALPDRPVNGAMWILTGSDAAPRPFRVLSITENDKHQFDVSALIYDATKWDRVEKGLELEPPSFSTYPTGPLLPPSDVTVAEYLYLAGGVSARGAVTIGWSAPNDTRATLYEVQYQGQGGIWLAVGTTESVSIDLQDLDPGIYSFRVRSVFAALNQRSPWATLDAVYLASVLSPPDNVERFNIAVIGDVATLTWAPVTALNLSHYVIRYSPELTGVSWRSSGAQLDHVDATSVQIPTRPGTYLIKAVTRQGVESPVATMIQTTVGATPMNAVERFVEQPAWSGRFDGCRAGEPGLRLAEAEGGGLLPSGTYVSSRTIDLGSVYTSRVTPVLSVYGQDVDDTMSKWPVLSALDGIVGADASKWNAVMEMRTTDDDPDDAGVHWSDWREAATGDVAARAYQMRLILTSVDDNITPIVARAELTVDMPDRILSGNNLAVPASGRRIGFDPPYFGLTGLSVSAEGLRFGDYYEIANKDESGFDIVFKDQSGAPVERTFDFVAAGYGKVHA; encoded by the coding sequence ATGCATGATTTGCGCATCTCCGGCCGTGGCGGCGGCAAGGGCGGCAAGAGCGGCGGCTCGGGCGGCTATAGCGAAGCGGCGAACACGCTGCGCTCCAAACAGACATTGCGGCTTCTGTTCCTCGTCTCCGAAGGCGTCACCGGCGGGCTGAAGGACGGGGCAAAATCGATCTTCTTCGATGACGTGCCGGTCCAAAACGGCGACGGTACGTTCAACTTCGAAGGCGGCTCGTTCGAGACCCGCAATGGCTTTCCCGATCAGGCGGCCTTGTCCGGCTTTCCGGCCGTCGAGAACGAACAGGGCGTCGGCGTCGAGATCAAACAGAACCTGTCGGCAACGCGGGCAATCACCAATCTCGCGGCAACGGCCGTGCGCGTCTCCATTCAGGTGCCACAACTGATCTTCACCGATCCCGACAATGGCAATGTCAAGGAGAATGCGGTCGATATCGCCATCGATCGCCGCACCGAGGATGGCACCTGGCAAGAGGCCCGCGCTGATACGATATCGGGCAAATGCACCTCGCCCTATGTTCGCGCCTACCGGATCCCGCTTGAGGGGATGGGACCCTGGTATATCCGCGTGCGGCGGCTTTCCGAGGATGCCAATGGCACGACGTCCAACAACCAGACCTACTGGTCCTCCTATACGGTGATCGAGGATTATCGGCTGACCTATCCCGACAGTGCCGTGATGGGCGTGACGCTTGATGCGGCTGAGTTCGGCGGCGGCGCCATTCCGACGGTCTCGGTCGACTGGGCCGGGATCGAGATTGCCGTGCCGTCGAACTATGATCCGGAAACGCGGTCCTATGCGGGTGTCTGGGATGGTACGTTCAAACGCGCCGTCACCGATAACCCGGCCTGGATTTTCTATGACCTTGTGGTCAATGACCGTTATGGCCTCGGCCAATATGTCGATGTCGGGCAGGTGTCCAAATGGGCGCTTTACGAGATTGCACGCTATTGCGACGAATTGGTCGATGATGGGTTCGGGGGCAAGGAACCGCGCTACACCTTCAACGGCGCCATCACCTCGCGCGATGAGGCGATCAATGTGCTGACGGCCTTTGCCGGCGTGTTCCGGGGCATGGTCTATTGGGGCACGGGCGCTGTGACGGCGGTCTGCGACAAGCCGGCCGATCCCGTCAAGCTGGTGACGCCCGCCAATGTGGTCGACGGCACGTTCAGCTATCAGGGATCGGCGCTCTCGGCCCGCCACACGCAGGTGCTCGTCCGCTGGTTCGATCCGGCCAACAATTATATGCCGGCGATCGAAGTGGTCGAGGATGCTGAGGCGGTTGCAAGATACGGATCGCGGCAGACCGAGATCCAGGCGATCGGCTGCTGTTCGCGCGGACAGGCGCATCGTTACGGAGCATGGCTGCTCGATACCGAACAGAATTCGACCGAGGTCGTAACCTATCGGGCCGGGCTCGATCACGCCGATGTCGCGCCGGGCGATGTGGTGCTGGTCGCCGATCCCTCCTATGCCGGTGTGCGCTATGGCGGCCGGGTGAAGGCGGTATCCGACGATCTGGCGGCGGTCACGCTCGATGCGCCGGTGACGATCAATGACGGCGATGCCTATACGCTGACCGTAGTCATGCCGGACGGCACGCTTGCCGATCGGGTCGTCGTGAACGGGGCGGGGGAGACCGATGTTCTGGCACTGGCGGAAGCATTGCCGGATCGCCCTGTCAATGGCGCCATGTGGATCCTGACGGGCTCGGATGCAGCGCCGCGCCCGTTCCGGGTGTTGTCGATCACGGAAAACGACAAGCATCAGTTCGATGTCTCGGCGCTGATCTATGACGCAACCAAATGGGATCGTGTCGAGAAGGGTCTCGAGCTCGAACCGCCATCCTTCTCGACCTATCCGACCGGGCCGCTTCTGCCGCCTTCGGACGTGACGGTCGCGGAATATCTCTATCTTGCCGGCGGCGTGTCCGCCCGTGGTGCTGTTACCATCGGCTGGAGCGCGCCGAACGATACAAGGGCCACGCTCTATGAAGTCCAGTATCAGGGGCAGGGCGGGATCTGGCTTGCTGTCGGGACCACGGAAAGCGTCTCGATCGACCTGCAGGATCTCGATCCGGGGATTTACAGCTTCAGGGTTCGCTCCGTCTTCGCGGCGCTCAACCAGCGCTCGCCCTGGGCAACGCTGGACGCGGTCTATCTGGCAAGCGTGTTGTCGCCGCCGGACAATGTCGAGCGCTTCAATATTGCCGTGATCGGCGATGTTGCCACGCTCACCTGGGCACCGGTGACGGCGCTCAACCTGTCGCATTATGTGATCCGCTATTCGCCGGAACTGACGGGCGTGTCCTGGCGCTCCTCCGGCGCCCAGCTCGATCATGTGGATGCCACCAGCGTGCAGATCCCGACGCGGCCGGGCACCTATCTGATCAAGGCGGTGACGCGGCAGGGGGTGGAAAGCCCGGTCGCGACCATGATCCAGACCACAGTCGGCGCCACGCCGATGAATGCAGTCGAACGCTTTGTCGAACAGCCGGCCTGGTCGGGACGTTTTGACGGCTGCCGGGCGGGCGAGCCGGGCTTGCGGCTTGCGGAGGCGGAAGGGGGCGGGCTGTTGCCCTCCGGCACCTATGTCTCTTCCCGCACGATCGATCTCGGCTCGGTCTATACGTCCCGGGTAACGCCGGTCCTGTCGGTCTACGGGCAGGATGTCGATGACACGATGTCGAAATGGCCGGTGCTGAGCGCGCTCGACGGCATTGTCGGGGCGGATGCGTCGAAGTGGAACGCGGTCATGGAGATGCGCACCACGGATGACGATCCGGACGATGCCGGCGTGCACTGGTCGGACTGGCGGGAAGCGGCCACCGGAGACGTGGCGGCAAGAGCCTATCAGATGCGGCTGATCCTCACCTCGGTCGATGACAACATCACGCCGATCGTCGCGCGCGCCGAACTGACGGTCGATATGCCCGACCGGATACTGAGCGGCAATAATCTCGCCGTGCCGGCCAGTGGACGGCGGATCGGTTTTGACCCGCCCTACTTCGGCCTCACCGGGCTTTCGGTCTCGGCTGAGGGCCTTCGCTTCGGCGATTACTACGAGATCGCCAACAAGGATGAGAGCGGCTTTGACATCGTGTTCAAGGACCAGTCCGGCGCGCCGGTCGAACGCACGTTCGATTTTGTGGCTGCCGGCTACGGAAAGGTGCATGCATGA
- a CDS encoding DUF4376 domain-containing protein codes for MATKLTPDSANALNPDLDHDTLGYLLSLAYPEAEPGRDFRTGHIVDDDTGARVGSAVILDWQIDAAFPTPDDLHDMLDAHRDAVEAFARKRANRALCHAVDAERDRRIAAGFVFNGVLYQSRAEDRENIAGAATAALGAMIAGAEAGDYRWHGGDSDFVWIAADNSTHKMDAATLYALGQAALAHKQAHIFAARALKDLSPIPADFASDIHWPE; via the coding sequence ATGGCGACAAAACTCACGCCCGACAGCGCCAATGCGCTCAATCCGGATCTCGATCACGATACGCTCGGCTATCTTCTGTCGCTGGCCTATCCCGAAGCGGAACCGGGCCGCGACTTCCGCACCGGTCATATTGTCGATGACGACACCGGCGCGCGCGTCGGTTCGGCCGTGATCCTCGACTGGCAGATCGATGCGGCCTTTCCGACGCCCGACGATCTCCACGATATGCTCGATGCGCATCGCGATGCGGTCGAGGCCTTTGCCCGGAAGCGTGCAAACCGCGCTCTGTGCCATGCCGTCGATGCCGAGCGGGACCGCCGGATTGCGGCGGGCTTTGTCTTCAACGGCGTTCTCTACCAGTCCCGGGCGGAAGACCGGGAGAACATTGCCGGCGCGGCAACGGCCGCCCTTGGCGCCATGATCGCCGGCGCTGAAGCCGGCGACTATCGCTGGCATGGCGGTGACAGCGATTTTGTCTGGATCGCCGCCGACAACAGCACGCACAAAATGGATGCGGCGACCCTCTATGCGCTCGGGCAGGCAGCCCTTGCCCACAAACAGGCGCATATCTTCGCCGCCCGGGCGCTGAAGGATCTGTCACCGATCCCGGCAGACTTTGCCTCAGATATCCACTGGCCGGAGTAG